A segment of the Oncorhynchus tshawytscha isolate Ot180627B linkage group LG06, Otsh_v2.0, whole genome shotgun sequence genome:
TGTGGTCAAAGACTTAGTAACTTAGTTATAAGTAACCAGATCGTGACTACAAGTACAAACATGGTTTTGTTTTTGGGTCATTACATATGTAATACATTATTTCCGGATATCTTCTAAACAacccacaatgcactatttcTCAATATCACATGGAACATCTACTCTGTGCTGCTTAGTTCGTATGCTAGCTCGGCAGCTTGCAcaagctggctaacgttagccactAGCTATGCTAGCATGTAATTACATTCCAGACCAAGTGTTGGCGGGGGTGAGCTACAATCCACTGAtcaagaggaggtgtgatgtacAAATGGGGCACCTGCGGCATCGCCATGCTCTTTACAAACTTTGTGGCCGTTATCTAGTGGGAACCCATTAGCATGGCAGGCTCTGGTGCCTTCTTGCCGTAGGCTcaaaacaaaatagaaaaatcATACCTGCTTGCTCTAATTGTATAGTACCTGTTCTTTAATCTGTTCTCCTGTTTGTTTTGTCAACTTTTCAGCATGTTCTCTGTGAAGTAGGTTTCGAGAGTTTTGTAACTTTTCCCACCTTGGCTTCGTCCTATCACGCTAGTTAACTGACTCCTGGAATCTATCTATTTGATATTTTTCTCACTATATAGCTATTGGATTTCCCTGACTCTCCCTCGGCCCAGCGAAACGCCTGCCTATCACTTGCTTTGGTAGCCAACTCAGCTTGCACTCTTAAAAGTTTTACCATCGGATGGGCCCAACACTTCAATCTGTAGGTCTCTGCTCGCTCTTTGCTTTTAATCTGCGGTTATGTTTAAGTTGTGTTAGTTGTGGTTGGCTATGCTAGTTGGCtaaatagctaacattagctggctggctagcttgcTCGCTAAGATAACTGCATATAGCTAACATTCTTTGAAAACTGGTTAGATGGCTTTATGCATTTCCAAAACTTAAATttactttaatgtagctgtaTGCTAGGTATTGATAACAACAGGCTGACTATTGCAGTGCTAATGTAACGATAGCAGTCTGGTAGGCTAGCAAGTTGATTGGTAACAATTAATTATTTAAGTATTTGCTTGTAAATTGGCAGAAAATTACATTCAATCCAGTAGTCATGAGTGCAAATTCTTTGGTTTAATTTGAAGTTATACATTTGAAGTTATTTCTGTTGGAGTttacattatagggaataggctggctTGCCGGGTCCTCcataacaggctgactacaccactcGCGTTGCGTGCGCGAGCGGtgcaaaaatacatttagaaatctatattattcaattactgcacccacactgctcgcgctcgccaacgagcgtctgcgttacCAAGgcctaaaatagaagtcagttctatttgtgacacagATTGCGCTGctagtcctgcctctcccattggtttatagaagcaggtacccacatgccatctcctcattggttatacccacgtgggtgactgaaagacaaacgaggtcagtggcggtaatgcacctaatatatgaaagttgccaatcgcactATAATGTCAAGAGAAGAAAGAGcctagaaggaggagagatgacaagAACCGATttggttgactgttttatgtgtggattaattgtcgaagtagaggaccttgttgttattttacctgaaatgcactcAATGTTTATATTCCAGGACAAATAAGGCAGCAACAGCAAACTAGCTAAATAGGAGAAATTatctagcaagtgcaagctagctagctaaattgccatatatgtttaatgcttttcgacctgtccccaaattaatgtaattggttcagtttgtattgatattttaacctgcgtgtcatgatcgcgtttggtgtggggggacaaaatacatttatgcacgatggcgtaCGCGCGCAGCCAATTTGGGTTCCGTGTAATACATCACacaaacattttccgccatgactTCGGCAATCTTCGGAATTATGATCgtttttttgtgaattttgaagcatttatgtaatcaaaacaagtacgtaaaggcttcataattcattaactgactgatattatctcatagaacaaaatgtataagatTTCCTAAGCCTGGATTAACTCAGACCTTACTTTCTGCATATATCCCAAAACCCCATTAATTTCCCCCATAGGAATGAACCAGAAACAGAAGTAGAAGATGCTAACTCATTTCCCTTTTTTATTACTGCAAGCTGGCAAGCACTAGGCTTTTTAAGTATGCAAGAATAGAACACCCACCCTGGCCTCCTGATTTCCAGTAAGGttagaaggatttgagttccacAGATaacacagctctctgtcctctctcccacaAACATGTTGTCCAGCAGCTGACCCACACACTCCTGCCTGGAGCACACAGGGCATAGGAtattacaggtgtgtgtgtgtgtgtgtgtgtgtgtgtgtgtgtgtgtgtgtgtgtgtgtgtgtgtgtgtgtgtgtgtgtgtgtgtgtgacttacgACTCCAGCACGGCAAGCAGAGGGTCAGCCTCAGAGTTCTCTTGGAGCTGATTGGCCTGGTCTCTGCTGAGACGGATGATGTCACACACAGTCTGGGATGCATTTGACTgtttctgaaacacacacacccggCTGTCGTTACCCCTCTGACAGCACTCTCTAGTCATCagtagagtgggtgtgtgtgtgtcggccttACCTCCTCATCTTTCCCAGGGTGGATGAGCTCTATAAGCCTCTGGGCCAGCTGCTCTTCATTTAACCACTGCAGAGGGAACACAAACGCACACTATTACATACTTTACCACACACTGagggtgtgtggatgtgtgtgtgtgtgtcgtacgtTGAGTGTATCCTGTCTGAGAGGAGCAGGCTCTACACAGCTGATGAGGCGTAGCAGGAGGTCCATCATGGCTGATGTGTTGATGTGATTCAGGACCAGACCCAGGAAACCCTCCTTTCCCCGCAGAAAGGAGATCACCTacagagaccacaacacaaccacctgTCAACCAGATCATCTAAAGAccaaaataaataatcatacaaCAATGTAGGCTACAACATCATACAACAAAATTATTACAACCAATATTATCTACCCAAGTAGGGCCCTATAAAAATCATTCAGTTTAGTTTTTCCCAGGTTTCCatttttcactctcaaaatcaaCCTTTTTATAGAAAAACAACCaaattggatgttctaagtccatAACAATGCTTAAAACACATTGTAGGACAATAGTTCCCAAAATCATATAACCTGTAGAACTAggctacatatacagtaccagtcaaaagtttggacacgatTACTCATTAATTTGGACACGATTActcacaaatggaatcatgtagtaaccaaaaaagtatgaaacaaatcaaaatatattttcagatAGCCACCCTTgctttgatgacaactttgccaagagtgtgcaaagctgtcatcaaggcaaagggtggctactttgaagaatctcaaatataaaatataattagatttgtttaacacttttttggttactacatgattccatttgtgttttttcatagttttgatgtcttcactattaatctacaatgcagaaaataatacaaataaagaaaaacactggaatgagtcggtgtgtccaaacttttgattggtactataTAGATATAAAAAATGTTAAGAATAAGCATTATTTCGCAATATGATTTTTTCTTCTCCCAGGCAATTGGACGGTACCAATTCTATTTATCGGCTtatcaaatacattattattctttttttttttacggcCAGCGGAAGTCCtggtgcgtgcacacacacacacgccgtttcagaaagttgcaggaaaaTATAAATAACTGATTCATTTTCGAATTagatcaatacatttagttgatttcctactaagTGCAATACATtttgaatattgttgaattctgttttaatgtctggattccaTGCGCATTTTCCACAACACAGATTTTTTAGGGCTCTACACTAAAGAGAGGAAACCTTCCTTCTTTTGCAGAAAATGAATCACCGCCACAATGAAACTACAACACAACCAGAATAAAATGATCAACTGTGTGAGAGAGTTGGTGTTACTGTACCTGTTCGGTCTTGCGTGTGATGAGGTTTCCGATGGTCTTGCTGAAGAAGGACGCAAGAAGGGGGTTGAGGGGAGGGGGCTGCTCCAGGAAAGAGTACAGGGTATCCAGCAGGAGCTTCTCTCCACCCAGCTTATCATTTATCACCCCCACATCACTCGTCAGCAGCTCACACGCTATGTTAGGGtgcctggaacacacacacactcagcaaagtatcccactgactgactgactgatagtgtgtgtgtctctctactccTCTTGGCCTCAAGTTTTTTGagcaaaaatttaaaaaaaataataaatagaattttaattgttggacataaaagactaaaaacaccaggaaatcagctccaagtgatttaattttggaaatcaGTTCTcgagtattcccacgcataatagagagatgtgatcatttacaaaagtatgcaaggtttgaaatgattatgtttaagTCAAATATTAtctctgtttgggcttcttgcgggcAATTTGCCATCtataaattatttgtaattatgttccggccccccaaCCACCCGCTTGAGAAACAATtcggcccgcggctgaatctagttgatgatcccaaATCCACTCACTTAAAACGTCTTGTTTCTTCCAGGCCAGCAGGGGGCTCTGTGGTGATGAGGTGCAGCAGCTCCTGCATGCAGGTGTCCTGGGACAGGAAGACAAGCAGCCTTGGGCCCAGAGAGGAGTGAAGAGACACTCATTAGCATGACACCATTTCCTATTTGAAATGCTCAAACTAATGCTAATAAACGGTTTCTATGGCAGATGTTAATGCTGAAGGATAACCTGTGGTTCTGGGCCTTGCACTCCTGTAGtacgtcctcctcctccatgagCTCAGTGAGTGTGACATCATCCTTCTCCAGCAGGGCCTCCAGCTGGGATGACATGTGCAGGTCAAACTTCCAGAACATGGCTGCAGCTGCAAGGAGAAAGAGTGAATAGAAAGTCATCGTCACCAACTGTGTATCAAAGGTTTTGCAACTTTACATTTCCTGCTCAGTCTGGAGTGTGGTGAGGTTCGTTCCCCACGGTCTTACTCAAGAAGGATGCGAGGAGAGGGCTTGAATGGGGGGTTTACAGAGGAAGCACATTAAACCTATAGTGATACAGATATAGGTTAGATTGCACCTTTAAGTGAGAATGTGCGTGAGTGTTTACCTAATTAATGTGTGTCCTTGGTCAGACCTCTTCAGTCATTTGTCTCATAGACCCAGGAAGGAATGGTCATCTGCATGGACGATTACACACTCACCATTGGCGCACACACACTGATAAACGGTATGCAAACCGAAAGGGTGAAAGAAATGGAGAAAGAATCAGTGGGTTCCAGCACATACACACATCTCTGACTCTCCTAATCTTCAAGATTAGGACGCTGTGCTGCGTAGCAAggtggctagctagctgccaATGACTGTCAAATATGTCTGACCTTATTAGCTAGTAGGATgttgttagctagatagctaattagacTGCGTATATAGCTAGCCAGGCTGATTATTGCAATCTTGCCATGGCACAACTACAACAAGCACCTACCTTGTCATTTAGCTCCAGGGCGTCTGTGTCAGTCTGCTAAAGTAGCTGGTTGAGCAGTTTGTTTATATTCCAAGCCAGTCAACTGGTGCTGCACGCCCCATCAACCAAATCTGTCAGTAATCTGGCGAGTGTTTCTTTGACAGCTCACCAGAGGCTGCCTGACCCTTCCACCCGTGTATAGTACAATCAATCCCAGCGCCAGTAAATTAATTGTCGCTTTTACCCTCAAGATTGCAGCAAGACAGACAAGGATGCTGTcatatttttttatcaaaatggCGGACACTGTTACGGGAACGCGCAAAATTAAAAGGTAGCTACGGGCACTTGTGGTTTATCGTTGTGGTAAAGAGTAGAGATTGTCCTGAATATTACAATTCCCCAAAATATGGGTGGCACCATTAAACCATAGTTTTCGCACTGCTATATGTATGCCCCCGCCCTAACGGATTATTGGCAATAGGAGATTAGTAAAAATGATAACTGGGTCACACAGTCAGGAGGATACTTCCAAAATTGACAAGCAGACGTTATCCAAAGCTGTAACTGTTAGCCTAGAGATAATGCTATACAGATACATATGTATGTCCTCATCATCTCtgctatctctctggagcatatCAGCTGACTGACAGCGCGCTGACCCAAATTGACGCATTGCGTATGACGTTTCCACCCGGCTTGTCTTCTCTCGTTTCCTTTCATCCGCaggtctttctctgtgtgtagcCCTAGATAGATAGCATAATGGCCAACGTTGTGGATACCAAGCTATACGACATCCTCGGAGTCTCACCCTCCGCTTCCGAAAACGAGCTAAAGAAGGTACGTGGCAGGTGTtgttattgtttaaaaaaaagaacacCACCACAGTGCCTATACAGACATTTTGGTGAATAATTAGACAGCAAAACTGGGTTGGTGTGGCCTTGCTAACAGTGTTCGGATGCTAAGCTAACTAGCCTTGCGAGTTAGACAGCGGATATTTCTGGAGAAAATAACTTATATAATGAAAATCTAGCTATGTCTTTCTCTGATTGACAACTCGATCTAATGTAGCTAGACCGTTAGTTAGCTGTTAGGAATTTGGTTAGATATATTTTATACATGGGAAACTAACGTTAGGCCTTACTTAATGCATAGAAAAGTAACATTCGTTATCCCAGACAGTCAGATCGTTGCTAGACGATGCGCTGCAGATTGTTTCTCGAAGTTAGCTGCAGTTGCTAGCTGGCTTAACGTTAGCGTGAGGAAACAAATCTGTCAGTGTAGAACCATAGAGGTACTAGTTAGGCCAtgtgttagctagctggttagTACATACGATCAGAATTTCTGGTTATAGACTATTAGCTAGCTGGAAGATTTTCAGGTTCACAAAGTGTTGGTCTTGCGGCAGCAGTGTAAAGCTACGCAGTTAGAAAAATGTTGGCCCAGAGACAGTAACTGATGTAGTTGTCTCTTTTGTGTGCAGGCATACCGCAAGTTGGCCAAAGAGTACCACCCTGATAAGAACCCAGATGCCGGAGACAAGGTAAGAGACAGGTGGTTATACACACATGTGACACAGCACACAACGAGTCCCAACACGCTAATCGCGCCACATCACGATCACCAGCCATGTTAGTACCATTACACAGGCCTATCTGTATTGAGCAGTAACTAAGATGTGTATTAATTGACTTTGGTATTAGTCAAATGGCCTCTTCTCGAGAGCAGGAGTGCACCTGGCTAGTCTGTAGaggctccttctctctcttggtctcatCTGCTTCATATACAGCACTGACTTGAGATAACTGGCAGGTGAAAGCTAATTCCCAACCAGCATGTTCTGCATCTCTCAACTGACCTGTGTaacatcagtgcagatgaaggaggagaggaaagtaaaCCACGTTAGACTATTGCGTTGGGAGAGGAGTATCTGTGAGACAACTGCATGTGGTGATTGTTCATGCAGATTTAAAGTAAACAGTGGGAAATGTCACCTGAAGTTGTAGAATGTCTGTGGGAGGTAGTTATGATAAAGGTCCCTAATAGTTCACCCCTTTTCTCCCAGTTTAAGGAGATCAGTTTTGCTTATGAGGTGCTGACCAATCCAGAGAAGAAGGAGCTGTATGATCGCTATGGAGAGCAGGGGCTGcgggagggaggtggtggaggggctGGCATGGACGACATCTTCTCCCACATCTTTGGAGGGGGCTGTTTGGCTTTATGGGGGGCAGGGACGTGGAGGGGGAGGACGCAACGGGGgacgcaggagaggagaggatatggtGCACCCCCTCAAGTGAGTAACAGTTACTCTCCCTTCACTTCTCTAGTCTTCCATCCAGATATTGTTGGTTATGCCCTACCTATCCCTGCCTACCTTTCTAACACAGAGTATCACTGGAAGACCTCTACAATGGTAAAACAACCAAACTACAGCTCAGCAAGAATGTCCTGTGTGCTTCCTGCAATGGGTGAGTTTACACACTTTTAAAGAATGTATTTCATGTGAAAATCAATGTTAATAGTTGCTGAGCTACTCCACTTTTTGAAATAAATCACATCTTTAACATGAGCTATATTGTTTAATGTGATACTTTACTCTCCTCAATTTGGTCTGTCTCCAGTGCGGGGGGTAAGGCGGGGGCGGTGCAGAAGTGTGTGGCCTGCAGAGGGAGAGGCATGAGGATCATGATCAGACAGCTGGCTCCTGGCATGGTCCAACAGATGCAGTCAGTCTGCACAGACTGCAACGGAGAGGGTaggaaaatacacacacattcacatagtcTGCAATTTTATGAATACACTTTTGAAACACATTTTTTGATAGGAAACTAATCCATTTGATGTTTTTGTATAGGGGAGGTGATCAGTGAGAAGGACCGTTGTAAGAAGTGTGAGGGTCGTAAGGTGAA
Coding sequences within it:
- the LOC112245123 gene encoding LOW QUALITY PROTEIN: dnaJ homolog subfamily A member 2 (The sequence of the model RefSeq protein was modified relative to this genomic sequence to represent the inferred CDS: deleted 1 base in 1 codon), giving the protein MANVVDTKLYDILGVSPSASENELKKAYRKLAKEYHPDKNPDAGDKFKEISFAYEVLTNPEKKELYDRYGEQGLREGGGGGAGMDDIFSHIFGGGVWLYGGQGRGGGGRNGGRRRGEDMVHPLKVSLEDLYNGKTTKLQLSKNVLCASCNGAGGKAGAVQKCVACRGRGMRIMIRQLAPGMVQQMQSVCTDCNGEGEVISEKDRCKKCEGRKVNKETKLLEVHVDKGMKHGQKISFTGEADQAPGTEPGDILLVLQEKEHEGFRRDGHDLHMTQRIGLVEALCGFQLAVTHLDGRQLAVKYPPGKVIEPGCIRVVKGEGMPQYRNPFEKGDLFIKFDVQFPENNWISPEKLSELEDLLPGRAEVPVISSEAEEVDLQDCEVRGQGSAGARREAYNDSSDEEGGPHGPGVQCAHQ